One window of the Marmota flaviventris isolate mMarFla1 chromosome 2, mMarFla1.hap1, whole genome shotgun sequence genome contains the following:
- the LOC114079002 gene encoding mast cell protease 3-like produces MKPLLLLLVFLLCPRAEAGKIIGGQEAVPHSHPYVAFLHIQTPNKTKGCGGFLVREDFVLTAAHCWGRNRTITVILGAHDIDEQETTQQVIPIRRAIPHPNFKTKPCNDIMLLQLKKKAKLNAEVSLLKLPSRNSQVTPGMVCTLAGWGHIGQNISTTKLHEVQLEIQKDEECLSHFKSIYDSTTQICVGNPKEKKNCLQGDSGSPLVCENVAQGIVSFGEDEGTPPSVYSRISSFLRWIKKTMKSFKLQGQE; encoded by the exons ATGAAGCCACTCCTGCTCCTGTTGGTGTTTCTTCTGTGCCCAAGGGCAGAGGCAG GGAAAATCATCGGGGGCCAGGAAGCTGTGCCTCATTCCCATCCCTACGTGGCATTTCTTCATATCCAGACTCCAAATAAAACGAAAGGATGTGGGGGTTTCCTTGTTCGTGAGGACTTTGTCCTGACAGCAGCCCACTGCTGGGGAAG GAACAGAACCATCACTGTCATCCTGGGGGCCCATGACATCGATGAGCAAGAGACAACCCAGCAGGTCATCCCTATAAGAAGAGCCATCCCCcatccaaattttaaaacaaagccaTGCAATGACATCATGTTACTTCAG TTGAAAAAGAAGGCCAAGCTGAATGCTGAGGTGAGCCTCCTCAAGTTACCCTCAAGAAATTCCCAGGTGACACCAGGGATGGTGTGCACTCTGGCCGGTTGGGGACACATTGGCCAAAACATATCCACAACAAAACTGCATGAGGTACAGCTGGAAATCCAAAAGGACGAGGAATGTCTCTCTCATTTCAAAAGTATATATGACTCCACCACCCAGATTTGTGTGGGGAAcccaaaagagaagaagaattgTCTTCAG GGAGACTCAGGAAGTCCCCTTGTGTGTGAAAATGTGGCCCAGGGCATTGTGTCCTTTGGGGAAGACGAGGGGACACCTCCAAGTGTCTACTCCAGGATCTCAAGCTTTCTGcgctggattaaaaaaacaatgaaatcctTCAAACTCCAGGGGCAAGAATGA